The proteins below come from a single Acidobacteriota bacterium genomic window:
- a CDS encoding asparagine synthase-related protein, translated as MAGIAGVDRKDAGTLVLAMLDTMTHRGPDGCRVLAEDDFAFGMIALSAGPNAAVEPLSRNGKSVVWDGELYNFEALRSEANVEAVSDEDLLLKLYENEGPGFVGRLNGPFALVIRDGDRILLARDAMGQAPLYYGYREGRLCFASEMKALQKATGEIQALPPGHIFDGELQAFEVKPLDSAVPEDAGSIASALLQRLERAVEIRAAGDQPLGSWLSGGLDSATMAALASRYRSPLLTFSAGMVGAPDLAFARKTAEYLGTRHFEVLYGVDDLLKILPRVIYHLESFDAPLVRSSLANFLVAELASRHVKAVLSGEGGDELFAGYSYLKALSGDEIPAALAQAQAALSNTALQRVDRMASAHGTRARTCFLDPDVTAYANAIPMKWKIHESGSTEKWILRKALEGRLPEEIRMRPKEKFWSGSGIGDKLAEVAETRISDEAFAAEKEIAPGLVLPSKEDLFYYRIFRESFPSPKAVEALGMTIHRQGN; from the coding sequence ATGGCCGGAATCGCAGGAGTTGACAGGAAGGACGCGGGAACGCTCGTCCTCGCCATGCTGGACACCATGACCCACCGCGGTCCCGACGGTTGCCGAGTGCTGGCTGAAGACGACTTTGCCTTCGGCATGATCGCGCTATCCGCCGGGCCGAATGCCGCGGTTGAACCTTTGAGCCGAAATGGAAAGTCCGTTGTCTGGGACGGGGAACTCTATAATTTTGAGGCGCTTCGGTCTGAAGCGAATGTCGAGGCCGTTTCGGATGAAGACCTCCTTTTGAAACTTTACGAAAACGAAGGCCCGGGTTTTGTCGGACGCCTGAACGGACCGTTTGCCCTGGTTATCCGTGACGGTGACCGAATCCTTCTGGCCCGCGACGCCATGGGCCAGGCGCCCCTCTACTATGGTTACCGGGAAGGCCGGCTGTGTTTTGCCTCAGAGATGAAAGCGCTGCAAAAAGCGACCGGGGAAATCCAGGCCCTTCCTCCCGGCCATATTTTCGACGGCGAGCTTCAAGCTTTTGAGGTCAAGCCCCTGGATTCCGCAGTTCCGGAAGATGCCGGTTCCATTGCCTCGGCCCTCCTCCAGCGTTTGGAACGGGCTGTGGAAATTCGAGCGGCCGGCGATCAACCTCTCGGAAGCTGGCTGAGCGGAGGCCTCGATTCGGCGACCATGGCCGCTCTCGCCTCCCGCTATCGTTCGCCTCTTCTAACATTTTCCGCCGGAATGGTTGGCGCTCCCGACCTCGCTTTCGCCCGGAAGACGGCGGAATACCTGGGCACGCGGCACTTTGAGGTTCTCTACGGCGTCGACGATCTGCTGAAAATTCTGCCCCGCGTCATTTATCATCTCGAATCTTTCGATGCACCGCTTGTCCGGAGTTCTCTGGCCAATTTCCTTGTGGCCGAACTGGCCTCCCGGCATGTCAAGGCTGTTCTTTCCGGCGAGGGCGGCGACGAACTTTTCGCGGGTTACAGCTATCTCAAAGCCCTCTCGGGAGACGAGATCCCGGCCGCTTTGGCTCAGGCACAGGCGGCGCTTTCGAACACGGCGCTTCAGCGCGTCGACCGGATGGCCTCCGCCCATGGCACAAGGGCACGGACCTGTTTTCTCGATCCGGATGTCACGGCTTACGCCAACGCCATTCCGATGAAATGGAAGATCCATGAAAGCGGCAGCACCGAAAAATGGATCCTCCGGAAGGCTTTGGAAGGCCGCCTCCCCGAGGAGATTCGGATGCGGCCGAAGGAGAAATTCTGGTCGGGTTCGGGTATCGGCGACAAATTGGCCGAAGTCGCCGAAACGCGGATCAGCGATGAAGCGTTTGCCGCGGAAAAGGAGATCGCCCCCGGGCTTGTTCTTCCGTCCAAGGAGGATCTCTTCTATTACCGGATTTTCCGGGAATCTTTCCCCTCTCCGAAGGCGGTCGAAGCCCTGGGCATGACGATCCACAGACAGGGAAACTGA
- a CDS encoding cobalamin-dependent protein (Presence of a B(12) (cobalamin)-binding domain implies dependence on cobalamin itself, in one of its several forms, or in some unusual lineages, dependence on a cobalamin-like analog.) — protein MKTAKVLGASLGACVHVAGIQGFLRMCEDEGHETVFLGPAVPPRDLAQAVEKHNPDIVAVSYRLTPEAAAPLFQELKGLLEDKIRGGLRCVFGGTPPAAAVAEQSGLFERVFTGTESLDEIRSYIRGEKHQTGPGDYPADLVGRIRSFHPYPLIRHHFGRPTLEETVAGVEKIAEAGVLDVLSIGPDQNAQASFFRPADRDPAQDGAGGVPLRRAEDLEAIYAATRRGNFPLVRCYSGTRDLDKWAEMSLRTIHIAWAAIPLCWYSDLDGRSTRPLREAMAENLRVIRWYAEKGTPVEVNESHQWSLRNAHDALAVTMAFLAAYNAKAAGVRNYVSQYMFNTPAGTSPAMDLAKMLAKIELIEGLADENFTVFREVRAGLSSMPADFSAAKGHLAASGAVSMSLAPHIFHVVGFSEGDHAVTADELIESCKIARGALELCLLGLPDPACDPRVQERKAELIAEAGILLEDLKDLGRSGAGDPWTDPEVIAGAVEKGILDTPHFKGHRYARGRVVTRIVDGACRAVDPQTGESMAERERLAALQKEKS, from the coding sequence GTGAAAACCGCAAAGGTTCTGGGCGCGTCCCTGGGCGCCTGCGTCCATGTCGCGGGCATCCAGGGATTTCTGAGGATGTGCGAGGACGAGGGGCATGAAACCGTCTTTTTGGGTCCGGCCGTGCCGCCCCGGGATCTTGCCCAAGCCGTGGAAAAGCACAATCCCGACATCGTTGCTGTGAGCTACCGCCTTACGCCGGAAGCCGCCGCGCCGCTTTTTCAGGAATTGAAGGGTCTCCTCGAAGATAAGATCCGGGGGGGATTGCGCTGCGTTTTCGGCGGCACGCCGCCGGCGGCCGCCGTCGCCGAACAATCGGGCCTTTTCGAACGCGTCTTCACCGGAACCGAGTCCCTGGACGAGATCCGGTCCTATATCCGTGGAGAAAAACATCAGACGGGTCCCGGAGACTATCCGGCGGATCTGGTCGGCCGGATCCGGAGTTTCCATCCCTATCCGCTGATCCGTCATCATTTCGGGCGGCCGACGCTGGAAGAAACCGTGGCCGGAGTGGAGAAGATTGCCGAAGCCGGAGTGCTGGACGTCCTGTCCATTGGTCCCGACCAGAACGCCCAGGCGAGTTTTTTCCGGCCGGCCGATAGGGATCCGGCCCAGGACGGGGCGGGCGGTGTGCCCCTGCGCCGGGCCGAGGACCTGGAGGCGATTTATGCCGCAACGCGCCGAGGCAATTTCCCGCTTGTCCGTTGTTACAGCGGGACGCGCGATCTCGACAAGTGGGCGGAGATGAGCCTGCGGACAATCCATATCGCCTGGGCGGCCATTCCCCTGTGCTGGTACAGCGATCTCGACGGCCGGTCGACCCGCCCCCTCAGGGAGGCCATGGCCGAAAACCTCCGGGTCATCCGCTGGTATGCTGAAAAGGGGACTCCGGTCGAGGTCAATGAATCGCATCAATGGAGCCTGCGGAACGCCCATGATGCCCTGGCCGTGACCATGGCTTTTCTGGCCGCCTACAATGCCAAGGCGGCGGGCGTTCGAAACTACGTGTCGCAATACATGTTCAATACACCGGCCGGGACTTCTCCGGCCATGGACCTGGCCAAGATGCTGGCCAAGATCGAACTGATCGAGGGTCTGGCCGACGAGAACTTCACCGTCTTCCGGGAAGTCCGGGCCGGGCTTTCGAGCATGCCGGCCGATTTTTCAGCCGCCAAGGGGCACCTGGCCGCATCCGGGGCCGTCAGCATGTCCCTCGCACCTCATATTTTCCATGTGGTCGGATTCAGCGAGGGGGATCACGCCGTGACGGCCGACGAACTCATCGAAAGCTGCAAAATTGCCCGCGGCGCTTTGGAACTCTGCCTGCTCGGTCTTCCCGACCCGGCCTGCGATCCCCGGGTTCAGGAAAGAAAGGCCGAATTGATCGCCGAAGCCGGGATTCTTCTCGAAGACTTGAAGGATCTTGGGCGTTCAGGCGCAGGAGATCCGTGGACGGATCCCGAAGTGATCGCCGGTGCGGTTGAAAAAGGGATTCTGGACACGCCTCACTTCAAAGGCCACCGTTACGCCCGAGGCCGTGTCGTCACCCGCATTGTCGACGGCGCCTGCCGGGCCGTCGATCCCCAAACGGGTGAATCGATGGCCGAGAGAGAACGGTTGGCCGCCTTGCAAAAGGAGAAATCATGA
- a CDS encoding NAD/NADP octopine/nopaline dehydrogenase family protein, producing the protein MSCLEGKKPNFCVLGAGHGGMAMAGHLALLGFTVNLFNRTEARIVPVQEREGISLSGEVEGFGRVRKATSEIAEALEDSDILMVVVPASGHRFMAEVCAPHLRDGHVVVLNPGRTFGALEFKQVLKQEGCTADVIVGETQSLLYASRALGPGEAKIFRIKNSVPLAAIPAYRIPEVLKIVRLAFPQFVPGTNIFKTSFDNIGAVFHPAITILNASWIEERVDFEFYMQGISASVCTIMERMDEERVAVAAAVGINAMTAREWLYRAYHATGKNLYDAMMDNPGYRDIQAPKTLRVRYITEDIPMSLVPMASLGRMLEIPTPTMDAFIHLASVIHSCDYMTEGRTVERLGIDGLSVRELRILALGEEAGA; encoded by the coding sequence ATGTCTTGTCTTGAAGGAAAAAAACCGAATTTCTGTGTGTTGGGCGCCGGGCACGGCGGCATGGCTATGGCCGGTCATCTGGCTCTCCTGGGTTTTACGGTGAACCTTTTCAACCGCACCGAGGCCAGGATCGTGCCCGTTCAAGAACGGGAAGGCATTTCACTGAGCGGCGAAGTCGAGGGATTCGGACGGGTGCGAAAAGCCACGTCCGAAATCGCCGAAGCTCTTGAAGACTCAGATATTCTCATGGTCGTGGTCCCCGCCTCGGGACATCGCTTCATGGCCGAAGTCTGTGCGCCCCATCTCCGGGACGGCCACGTCGTCGTGCTCAATCCCGGCCGGACTTTCGGCGCCCTCGAATTCAAACAGGTCCTTAAGCAGGAGGGCTGCACGGCGGACGTCATTGTCGGAGAAACCCAGAGCCTTCTCTATGCGTCCCGGGCCCTGGGACCCGGAGAAGCGAAAATCTTTCGCATCAAGAACTCCGTCCCCCTGGCCGCCATCCCCGCCTACAGGATTCCCGAAGTTCTCAAGATCGTCCGGCTGGCGTTCCCCCAGTTCGTTCCGGGAACCAACATCTTCAAGACGAGTTTCGATAATATCGGTGCCGTCTTCCATCCGGCCATCACCATTCTCAATGCTTCGTGGATCGAAGAACGGGTGGATTTTGAGTTTTACATGCAGGGGATCAGCGCTTCAGTCTGCACGATCATGGAGAGGATGGACGAGGAGCGTGTCGCCGTGGCTGCGGCCGTGGGGATCAACGCCATGACGGCAAGGGAGTGGCTCTACAGGGCCTATCATGCGACCGGAAAAAACCTCTACGACGCCATGATGGACAATCCCGGCTATCGCGATATCCAGGCACCCAAGACGCTGAGAGTCCGCTACATCACGGAAGACATTCCCATGAGCCTTGTTCCGATGGCTTCGCTGGGACGAATGCTGGAGATCCCCACACCGACGATGGATGCATTCATCCACCTGGCTTCGGTCATCCATAGTTGTGACTATATGACCGAGGGGCGGACGGTCGAGCGGCTGGGCATTGACGGCCTTTCCGTCCGGGAGCTTCGCATTCTGGCTCTCGGCGAGGAGGCGGGAGCGTGA
- the rfbC gene encoding dTDP-4-dehydrorhamnose 3,5-epimerase, which produces MKIVETDLPGVVLVELKSFADSRGYFMETWSRDRYAEFGLSEPFVQDNVSFSAKGVLRGLHFQHPRGQGKLVQVLSGEVYDVAVDIRPDSPSFGRWTGQTLSDQNRLQVYVPAGFAHGFCVLSDSALFVYKCTEFYDPKTEGGVLWNDPDLGIRWPVEHPLVSDKDSRFPRLKDIPFDSLPKRG; this is translated from the coding sequence ATGAAAATCGTCGAGACCGATCTTCCCGGAGTCGTTCTTGTCGAACTGAAATCCTTCGCCGATTCCCGAGGCTATTTCATGGAGACGTGGAGCCGGGATCGCTATGCCGAGTTCGGTTTATCCGAGCCTTTTGTCCAGGACAATGTGTCTTTTTCCGCCAAAGGCGTGCTGCGGGGGCTTCATTTTCAGCATCCCCGCGGCCAGGGCAAGCTCGTCCAGGTTTTGTCGGGCGAGGTTTATGACGTCGCCGTCGATATCCGTCCGGATTCTCCATCCTTTGGGCGCTGGACCGGGCAAACCCTTTCCGATCAAAACCGCCTGCAGGTCTATGTTCCGGCCGGGTTCGCCCACGGTTTCTGTGTGCTCAGCGACTCGGCCCTCTTTGTCTACAAGTGCACGGAATTCTACGATCCAAAGACCGAGGGCGGGGTGCTGTGGAACGATCCTGATCTCGGCATCCGATGGCCGGTCGAACATCCCCTTGTTTCGGACAAGGACTCCCGTTTCCCCCGCCTCAAGGATATTCCTTTTGATTCTCTCCCCAAACGGGGCTAG
- the rfbA gene encoding glucose-1-phosphate thymidylyltransferase RfbA: protein MERRGIILAGGSGSRLYPVTRSVSKQLLPVYDKPMVYYPLTILMLAGIRDILIISTPQDLPLYRHLLEDGGRWGLRLRYAEQPRPEGLAQAFIIGRDFLQGGPACLVLGDNIFYGHGLPEALNRAAERREGAVIFGYYVRDPERYGVIEFDGAGRVLGIEEKPARPKSNYAAVGLYFYDERITDIASKIRPSARGELEITDVNNAYLKDGSLHVQLLGRGIAWLDTGTPEAMLQAGVFVQTVQQRQGLMISCPEEIAFRKGWIDREQLMQLADPLEKNHYGQYLLQLAREHEG, encoded by the coding sequence ATGGAACGACGAGGCATCATCCTGGCCGGCGGCAGCGGAAGCCGCCTCTATCCCGTGACCCGTAGCGTCAGCAAGCAACTGCTTCCCGTCTATGACAAGCCCATGGTCTATTATCCCTTGACGATTCTGATGCTGGCCGGCATTCGGGACATCCTGATCATTTCGACGCCTCAGGATCTTCCGCTCTACCGCCATCTTTTGGAAGACGGCGGCCGGTGGGGTCTCCGTCTCCGGTATGCCGAGCAGCCGCGTCCGGAAGGGCTGGCCCAAGCCTTTATCATCGGACGGGATTTCCTTCAGGGCGGTCCGGCCTGCCTCGTCCTCGGTGACAATATTTTCTATGGTCACGGGCTTCCGGAAGCCTTGAACCGGGCGGCCGAGCGTCGCGAGGGTGCCGTGATTTTCGGCTATTATGTCCGCGATCCCGAGCGATACGGCGTCATTGAATTCGACGGCGCGGGCCGTGTCCTGGGCATCGAGGAAAAGCCGGCCCGTCCGAAGTCGAACTATGCCGCCGTCGGTCTCTACTTCTACGACGAGAGGATCACAGACATTGCCTCCAAGATCCGCCCCTCGGCCCGCGGCGAATTGGAAATCACCGATGTGAACAACGCCTATCTCAAAGACGGAAGTCTCCATGTCCAGTTGCTGGGACGCGGCATCGCCTGGCTGGATACGGGAACTCCGGAAGCCATGCTTCAGGCCGGTGTTTTCGTTCAGACCGTTCAACAGCGCCAGGGCCTGATGATTTCATGCCCGGAGGAGATTGCATTTCGAAAGGGCTGGATCGACAGGGAGCAGCTCATGCAGTTGGCCGATCCCCTGGAGAAAAATCACTACGGCCAGTATCTGTTGCAGCTGGCCCGGGAGCACGAGGGATGA
- a CDS encoding tetratricopeptide repeat protein, which yields MKPFRNAIMFPIIAALIASPLLCLQDDDAKLFDKAGPGMISLVATGANNETVGRGTGYHVTEELVATAYHVISRADSVDALNIKGRKVRVDGIVAFNKEMNTALIKVRGKTAPLALDTEWNPEKGTRVLIVGANESGELTHMEGVVRNTHQFDSVRRFYEIGASTPESFSGGVILAENGMVVAMMVSLERGVRIGIPASFVQGMSRTAAATAFKSRQTEDYFETLEGTLFAGQAALRMNEFMAARIHMEKAARLDPKQIEVHSALADIYMDQRDYTASIASYQKVLELDPKRADALTRLGSVFMRMQRYADAIEVLEKARALEPRNLQILFDLGGAYEETRDFAKAADIFHAYLNLNPEQVWPAYQRLGNTRMKLEQYDRAVEAFAAAALHNPDDPKIAFSLAEAYQKTGNLDKAEETFAKLAENNPDEAKSYYGQILKMYDEADMPEKAIEAARKIFELDPQNEYAGYNLGLMLQRVNRYKEAIDAFRSSLEVNPDFSAAWFNIGSCHMQLKNWAESVEAYKKYVDLSPDDPNGWMAMGVGYMQMKKFEDALDPLRRTVALQPQNAAAQFNLAVCYVNLNDHFSAREVLKVLEKLDRGFAERLRKVVR from the coding sequence ATGAAACCTTTCCGCAACGCCATTATGTTCCCCATCATCGCCGCCCTGATCGCGTCTCCCCTCTTATGCTTGCAGGACGACGATGCCAAGCTTTTCGACAAAGCCGGCCCGGGCATGATTTCCCTTGTCGCGACCGGAGCCAACAATGAGACCGTCGGACGCGGGACAGGTTATCATGTCACTGAGGAATTGGTCGCCACAGCCTACCACGTCATCAGCCGGGCCGACTCCGTCGACGCTCTGAACATCAAGGGTCGAAAAGTGCGGGTGGACGGGATCGTCGCTTTCAACAAGGAGATGAACACCGCCCTGATCAAAGTCCGCGGTAAAACCGCTCCTCTTGCTTTGGATACGGAGTGGAACCCCGAGAAAGGCACCCGCGTTCTGATCGTCGGGGCCAACGAGTCGGGAGAATTGACCCACATGGAAGGGGTTGTTCGGAACACCCATCAGTTCGACTCCGTTCGGCGCTTTTACGAAATCGGGGCCTCGACCCCCGAATCCTTCAGCGGCGGAGTCATTCTTGCGGAGAACGGCATGGTCGTGGCCATGATGGTCTCTTTGGAGAGGGGCGTCAGGATCGGCATTCCCGCCTCCTTCGTTCAGGGAATGTCGCGGACCGCAGCCGCCACGGCCTTCAAGAGCCGTCAGACCGAAGATTACTTCGAAACCCTAGAAGGCACCTTATTCGCCGGCCAGGCGGCCTTACGAATGAACGAATTCATGGCCGCCCGCATCCATATGGAAAAAGCCGCACGCCTGGACCCGAAACAGATTGAAGTTCATTCGGCCCTGGCCGATATTTACATGGACCAGCGGGATTACACGGCGTCGATCGCGTCCTATCAGAAGGTCCTTGAACTCGATCCCAAGCGCGCGGATGCCCTCACCCGGTTGGGATCCGTTTTCATGAGAATGCAGCGGTACGCCGACGCGATCGAAGTTCTGGAAAAGGCCCGGGCTCTCGAACCCCGAAACTTGCAGATCCTCTTCGATCTCGGGGGAGCCTACGAGGAAACCCGGGATTTTGCCAAGGCCGCCGACATCTTTCATGCCTATCTCAATCTCAACCCGGAACAGGTCTGGCCCGCCTATCAACGACTCGGCAACACCCGGATGAAACTCGAGCAATATGACCGGGCCGTCGAAGCCTTTGCCGCCGCAGCGCTTCACAACCCGGACGACCCGAAGATCGCCTTCAGCCTGGCCGAGGCTTATCAGAAGACCGGCAATTTGGACAAGGCCGAGGAGACATTCGCCAAGCTGGCGGAAAATAATCCCGATGAGGCCAAATCCTATTACGGCCAGATTCTGAAGATGTACGACGAGGCCGACATGCCCGAAAAAGCCATCGAAGCCGCAAGGAAGATTTTTGAGCTGGATCCCCAAAATGAGTACGCAGGTTACAACCTGGGCCTCATGCTTCAGAGAGTCAATCGTTACAAGGAAGCCATCGACGCCTTCCGGAGCAGCCTGGAAGTCAATCCCGATTTCAGCGCCGCCTGGTTCAATATCGGATCCTGCCACATGCAGCTCAAGAACTGGGCGGAATCCGTGGAGGCCTACAAGAAATATGTCGATCTGTCCCCCGACGACCCCAACGGCTGGATGGCCATGGGTGTCGGATACATGCAAATGAAAAAATTCGAGGACGCGCTGGATCCTCTTCGCAGAACCGTCGCGCTTCAGCCCCAAAATGCCGCGGCCCAATTCAACTTGGCCGTTTGCTACGTCAACCTCAACGATCATTTCAGCGCGCGCGAAGTCCTGAAGGTTCTCGAAAAGCTTGATCGCGGCTTTGCCGAAAGACTGCGTAAAGTCGTGCGCTGA
- a CDS encoding Gfo/Idh/MocA family oxidoreductase: MSDNPASRPKSFNRRDFLKAGGAAGLGAALGHLAFRHAAAHPPQIGGIAPVDHFAVPPIPTVRVGFVGVGMQGSGHFRNFLRIEGVEIKAVCDMRQERVDWAKSQAEKAGRPIPVGYADGPEDFKRMCDTEELDLVYNATPWEWHTPVCIKAMETGSHAATEIPGVLTLDDCWKLVETAEKQKKHCVIMENCNYDRTELMLFNMVRQGLFGELLHAECGYLHDLRGYKFGTAYYPHDWRLQHSIKRNADLYPTHGLGPVAQWMDITRGNAFDFLVSFSSPARCLHLEAVKRHGPDHPLAKTDYALGDIVNTMIKTRKGQTILVTHDTNAPRPYSRKILIQGTQGLARKYPEEKLYLEGKSPSHRWEDLANYRDEYEHPLIKSLSEQAKGAGHGGMDFIEDYRLVQCLREGRPTDMDVYDGVTVSAVIELSEQSIASGSMPVKCPDFTRGRWKTRQPLPIIGGEA, translated from the coding sequence ATGAGCGACAATCCGGCCTCCCGTCCCAAGTCCTTTAACCGGAGAGATTTCCTCAAGGCCGGCGGAGCCGCCGGATTGGGTGCGGCCCTGGGCCATTTGGCCTTTCGCCATGCGGCGGCCCATCCGCCGCAAATCGGCGGCATCGCCCCTGTCGATCATTTCGCCGTTCCTCCGATTCCCACGGTCCGCGTCGGCTTTGTCGGCGTCGGAATGCAGGGATCGGGGCATTTCCGGAATTTCCTGCGTATCGAAGGCGTCGAGATCAAGGCCGTTTGCGACATGCGCCAAGAGCGGGTGGACTGGGCGAAAAGCCAGGCTGAAAAAGCCGGCCGGCCCATTCCCGTCGGTTATGCCGACGGTCCGGAAGACTTCAAACGCATGTGCGATACGGAGGAACTCGACCTCGTCTACAATGCCACGCCCTGGGAATGGCATACGCCTGTGTGCATCAAGGCCATGGAAACCGGTTCACACGCCGCGACCGAAATTCCCGGCGTCCTGACCCTGGACGATTGCTGGAAGCTTGTCGAAACGGCGGAAAAACAGAAAAAACACTGCGTGATCATGGAAAACTGCAATTACGACAGGACCGAATTGATGCTTTTCAACATGGTCCGGCAGGGCCTCTTCGGCGAACTCCTGCACGCCGAATGCGGCTATCTCCATGATCTGCGCGGCTACAAATTCGGAACCGCCTATTATCCCCATGATTGGCGGTTGCAGCATTCCATCAAGCGCAATGCGGATCTCTATCCCACCCACGGCCTGGGACCGGTCGCCCAGTGGATGGACATCACCCGGGGCAATGCCTTCGATTTTCTGGTGTCCTTCAGCAGCCCCGCCCGCTGTCTTCACCTGGAAGCCGTCAAACGCCACGGCCCGGACCACCCTCTGGCCAAAACGGACTATGCTCTCGGCGACATCGTCAACACCATGATCAAAACCCGCAAAGGCCAGACCATCCTGGTCACCCATGACACCAATGCTCCCCGCCCCTACAGTCGAAAAATCCTGATCCAGGGCACCCAGGGCTTGGCCCGAAAATACCCTGAGGAAAAACTTTACCTGGAAGGAAAAAGCCCCTCTCACCGGTGGGAGGACCTCGCGAATTACCGTGATGAGTACGAACACCCTCTCATCAAATCGCTCAGCGAACAGGCCAAGGGCGCCGGCCACGGCGGCATGGATTTCATCGAGGATTACCGGCTCGTCCAGTGCCTTCGGGAAGGCCGTCCGACCGACATGGACGTCTACGACGGCGTGACCGTCAGCGCCGTGATCGAACTCAGTGAACAATCCATCGCTTCCGGCAGCATGCCCGTCAAGTGTCCCGATTTCACGCGTGGCCGCTGGAAAACCCGTCAACCCCTTCCGATCATCGGCGGGGAAGCCTGA
- a CDS encoding tyrosine-type recombinase/integrase: protein MRKKGDAMKPEKNLIFVPGIQGKPSHYLSDITLNYRRVRRYAGRTKEEARAFLAKLRIAARGGKLGELIDPKPTGDAFGAYARALLDSAEWKEKRSAPRNEISLKHLNRAFKNFALGDITPGAVRKYITSRREAGLSPASINREISLLKSVLYAAEYDGLIASNPIRGRRVKKLEENNSREKLILKLNLSDQDLIRLLDAAAPHLRPILMLAITTGMRKSEILKMRWEDMNLRLGTIRVPAENSKTKRERVIPIDGRLIAELDSLERKSDYVFMNFETGKNITEIKRSFSTALRAAGIAGLRFHDLRHLAAYRLVKVTDLVTTSKILGHASVQMTMRYVHPTDTDKRTAIERVTENLFQCRQNVASGEKTGFFDEPEKATQTH from the coding sequence TTGAGAAAAAAGGGGGACGCCATGAAGCCGGAAAAGAACCTTATCTTCGTTCCCGGGATACAGGGGAAGCCGAGCCACTATCTCTCGGACATCACCCTGAATTATCGCCGGGTCCGGCGCTACGCCGGCCGGACGAAAGAAGAGGCGCGCGCCTTCCTGGCCAAGCTCCGGATTGCAGCCAGGGGCGGGAAGCTCGGCGAATTGATAGATCCGAAGCCGACCGGAGACGCGTTCGGAGCCTACGCTCGAGCTCTTCTCGATTCGGCAGAGTGGAAAGAGAAGAGATCCGCCCCGCGGAATGAAATTTCACTGAAGCATCTCAACCGTGCCTTTAAGAACTTTGCCCTGGGCGACATCACGCCCGGCGCCGTGCGGAAATACATCACGTCGCGGAGAGAGGCGGGCCTCAGCCCGGCCAGCATCAACCGAGAGATTTCGCTTTTGAAATCGGTCCTCTATGCCGCGGAGTATGACGGACTTATTGCCTCGAACCCGATCCGCGGCCGGCGGGTTAAAAAGCTCGAGGAAAACAACAGTCGCGAGAAGCTCATTCTCAAACTGAATCTCTCGGACCAAGACTTGATCCGGCTGTTGGACGCAGCTGCGCCGCACCTCAGGCCGATTTTGATGTTGGCGATCACCACCGGGATGAGAAAATCGGAAATTCTCAAGATGAGGTGGGAGGACATGAATCTCCGTTTGGGCACGATCCGGGTCCCGGCCGAGAACTCCAAGACAAAGCGTGAGCGCGTTATTCCCATCGACGGCCGGCTGATTGCGGAGCTTGACTCTTTAGAAAGAAAAAGTGATTATGTCTTCATGAATTTCGAGACCGGGAAGAACATCACGGAGATCAAGCGATCCTTTTCGACGGCGCTCCGGGCTGCGGGAATCGCGGGGCTCCGTTTCCATGACCTCCGGCACTTGGCCGCCTATCGTTTGGTGAAGGTGACGGACCTCGTGACGACCTCAAAGATCTTGGGGCACGCCTCGGTTCAAATGACCATGCGTTATGTTCATCCGACGGACACCGACAAACGGACGGCGATCGAGCGGGTGACGGAAAACCTGTTTCAATGTCGTCAAAATGTCGCCAGTGGTGAAAAAACAGGCTTTTTTGATGAGCCCGAAAAGGCCACTCAAACTCATTAG
- a CDS encoding helix-turn-helix domain-containing protein, producing MDTYLKIKDVCSLLKVDRSTVIRWIDSGKLRAHKLGGGRLWRIRERDLRKFINKG from the coding sequence ATGGACACATATTTGAAAATCAAAGACGTCTGCAGTCTGCTCAAGGTTGACCGGAGCACGGTGATTCGTTGGATCGACTCCGGGAAGCTCCGGGCCCACAAGCTCGGGGGGGGCAGACTTTGGAGGATCCGCGAGCGGGATCTTCGAAAATTCATTAACAAGGGGTGA
- a CDS encoding helix-turn-helix domain-containing protein: MDTGYFTKREIAEYLKISLATLERLMKEGLPHIKLSRRVLFRKADVDAWLESKIISR, from the coding sequence ATGGATACGGGATATTTTACAAAGCGGGAGATCGCCGAGTATTTAAAGATCAGCCTGGCGACCCTTGAGCGCCTCATGAAAGAGGGCCTTCCCCACATTAAACTCAGCCGGCGCGTCCTATTCCGTAAGGCCGACGTGGATGCCTGGCTGGAATCGAAAATCATTTCCCGGTAG